ttagaaaattagttcatagtTGCAATAAAAACATCCCAGAGATGgtataaccacaagaaataaaTAAACTCATAATAAAGTTCAAATAAATcaaaaggagatcttcaatcttgatggaaatctgcttCAAAGTCGGCTTCAATAATGTTTTTCGAGTCATTTTCTTGAGTATTCTAAAACAACCCTCTCCCCTCTTCTTATATTTGATATATAGGTCTTAAAATGCtcaaaaaacctaaaaattgagTTTTTCTGCATTTCTGGAATGCAATTCGTGATTTTTACACGGTTTGGAACATGCCCATGTAGGAGGGTCCAGCTCGTGTGGCCTGCTCCAATTTTTCGatttttgctcccaaatgctttCTTAAGTATAAAAACgtgaatttaaaagattaagagcataaaattcacaattaacatcaaataatcattcaaaaatgcattaagagtgagactaaaacatgttacttttaacaCCTATCAGCACATGTTTGTGTACTTGTGAGAGTGCTTTTGGTTGGTTATTTGTTTTATTGGAGAGTTCTTTTGATTTGTAAGTGAGGTTTTGGGTGAGTGATTTATACCAATTGGGATTATTGTTGGGGCTACAATTACTTTTTGTGTAAGGGTAGATTGTGCTTAAGCCTATAGGTGATCCGTACAattattgaataaaattattcacTAATCGAGGCTCCACAGAGTAAGATTGTTGATCCGAACCATGTTAACAAATATTATGTGTTGATATCTCTCATTACTTTACTCTCCATTTATAAATTGTAGTCAAAATGTCTTGTTCAAACTCCTGTCCAAATATCAGTTGGGACATCAAGTTGGACTGTGAGCAAACCAACTTGCGCTTTTTCACTAGTTTTAGTTAGACTTAGTAGTTAAGAGCTCAGTGTCTTTTAAGTATGATTTTAAGTTCGAGTCTTCTGATGGAAAAAACAACGTGCGCTTAGTTTAGAATCCGATttgaaatttaatcaaaattcaaTGTAACCATAAAATATTGAATAATCTCAAGAGAAAAAACACTATTGAAATATACTGTTTATAAGAGAACCTAGTATAATCATCTCTCTCTATAATAGTCTCATTTGTCTGCCATAATTTTATAGAGATCTAATTATTTTACACCTATAACGACATTTAGAATTTAgatcatatttgattttttaaaattttcaaatttaaaaggtTTAAATATGTCAAAATCCTTGTACTCTTTTGAGATTTAAAATTTAGccattatactttaattttgagatattgagtccctatacttttttatttaaaatattggtCCCTCCATCAATTTTGCCGCTAGTATTGATGATGTGGTTAttataaaaaaagtaaaataactctttagccctcaacatttataattttttattttggtcttTACactttaaaagaacataaaatttacaaaaaaaaatgttttaaaatttaaaagtcttttacatattttcaataatgaatataattttttttgaaaattaagacctctttaaaattaaaaaattataaaattcatttTAGATAACTAAACAACtatgaaaaatataatttttttgaaaattaaaaaaaatgttatCTAGTTCATGAATAGTAACAAAGTGTctctaaattttgaaatatttgttCGGttcatattaaaataattttgaaaaactttttaaaattttaaatcagattaattatatataaaatatttttacgtaaatttagtttttaaaaaaaacaaaatataacCATTCTCCTAtcaacaataaaaataattagaaataaaatcataaaaagcAATGAGTTGGGTTCATGGTCAATTATTGTTAATAGAAATAACACATatttattaacaaaattattcTCTCTCGCATCAATACCCCTTTGCAGGCTAAGATCCTTGTCCTCAAAAACTTGAATCTCACCACTTCTTCTTTACCCATTGCCTTTCTTGCATtcattttcacatctattttctTACTTTTtataactttattattattttactcatTCGATTCAAAAGAAAGACCAAACTCCGGTCacgatttgtaatttttattgaaGATATGAAAAGATtttaatttttcacaattttttatatttttattgaaaatatgaaaaagcttttaatttattcaaaagaagaTCCTTGGTTGCATTTGTaattttttcacaattttttcatagtttttattgaaaatatgaaaagctttaattttaaaacattttttctaacttttatgcaattttaaagtgtaaggattaaattgataaaatattataattattgaagGCTTAAAGAGTTATTTTACCTTTTTCGTTTTATAAAAGCCATATCATAAATTATAACAGCAAAAAGAAAGTAtaagaattaaaatttaaatttttaaaaatatagagAACTTTAGTATatctatattaataatattattaattaatgagCTTTGGATtatataattgataaaatttatagAGAAGATTTGCATAGGTTGACATGGACAAATCGAAAAATATTCTAGATTTGAACTTTAGCATTTGGTTTATTGATGAATGGTGTTCACTATATCTTTAAAGTCGTGAGATTGATCCGCTGATAGTCTAAATGGGTTTAGGTAAGTGCATTGGGGAGACCACTGTGATTCAGATGGAACCAGAGGCAATGCAAGCGTGAACAGGTGATGGGGGAGGGAGTGGATTAATATACCCTTAGGAACCGAACTGTTGCTGCATAAATGGACACAGAAAGAAACAGCCAAGAACCTCCAATTCTTTTTTTACTTTTGAAGGCCACCACTTTTTCCTTGAAGTACCCCCCACTCTCAAGTCTTAACCCCTTAGCCAGCCACCTTCACTCCACGCGTTTTGAACCATCCATCCCCTCTATAAATACTCCATCTCCTTTTTTTCCTCTCATATTTCAAGTCATCACTTAAACCCGATTCACATAACGCATTTCCACTCGCAATGGGAGAGGTGAGTTAGCACTACACCCCCTAACCCcgtttctctttctcttttttaCTCTTTTCATCATCTTTCATTTCGTTTTCTGGTTCATAATTAATATGATTTTGTGTTATGGTTATTCTTCGTGTTTGTTGCAGAAAAAGAACGGAAACAAGCAAGGAGGAGGGGATGGGAAAAAGAAGGAAATGAGTTCTTCAACCTCTGTTTTCAAATTTGAGTGTCTCTGTGATGGTTGTGCTTCCAAAATCCTCAAATGCATTAATCAATTTGAAGGTATAATCGCTTTCCACGCTTATTTCCCATTCTTGTTTCTGGCTTTTCCCTATTCATTTCTTCATTCTGCTCTTGTTATTTACTCTGTTTTCCTCTTCTTATTATTTTTCTGTCGCAGGGGTGGAGACGGTGAAACCAGAGATGAGCTCAAACAAAGTGACGGTGATAGGAACTGCGGATCCCACTGCCATTAAAGAGAAACTCGACAAGAAAACGAAGAAGAAAGTTGAGCTCATTTCTTCTCAACCCAAGAAAGATGATAACaaagaggaaaaaaaagagaaaaaacctGACCAACAGAAAAACCAGGATTCTCATAATAAATCAGACAAAAAACCCAAAGAGGTACAAAATCCCATATTTTCTATATCATTTCAAAATTTGTTACTTACTTTCTTGAGgtttaagtttttaaaaaaattatgtaatttaagCTTGCTATTTATTATCTTTGTTCAGGCCCCGGTAACGACGGCGGATTTGAAGGTGCAATTGAAATGCCAGTGTGATGGATGCTTTGATAGGATTAGCAAAATTGTCTCTGAAACCAAAGGTGATGACCTTTATGATTTTCCGTTGCTCTTACGGCGTTGAAATTCTTGCGTTCGATTCTGACTTTTGATACATATTGTTTTTAACGGCGTTGCAGGTGTCCAAGAGTTGAAAGTAGACAGGCAGAAGGAGATGGTCACAGTTAAGGGGACTATGGATGTTAAGGCCTTGGCTGAGGCTTTGAAGGACAAGCTGAAGAAGCATGTTGAGATTGTAGCTCCTAAGAAAGAGAAGGATGGCAACAAGGAGGGCGGCGACGGAGGGAAGAAGAACAACAAAGGTGGTGGTGAAGATGGTGGGAACGAAGCTAATGGTGGCAAGATGGAAGGGAACCGAATGGAGTTCATGCTTCCACCCCAATTTGGACACATGCCTAGTTACATTCCGGGTTATCCCGGATACGGGCACCCAGCTTACGCGTATGGAAACCCGTATCCGCACCCACACGGGCATGGTTACCCCGGGTATGTGCCAGGTTACCCGGTGTATGTTAATCCACCTCACCAGATGTTTAACGATGAGAACACCAATGCTTGTGCTATCATGTAAGGAGGAATGGGGTTTACGGTATAGGTTTAGGTCaaggaaaatggaaaaaaaaagtgtaAATAGGAAATAGA
Above is a genomic segment from Gossypium arboreum isolate Shixiya-1 chromosome 8, ASM2569848v2, whole genome shotgun sequence containing:
- the LOC108468051 gene encoding heavy metal-associated isoprenylated plant protein 3-like, which encodes MGEKKNGNKQGGGDGKKKEMSSSTSVFKFECLCDGCASKILKCINQFEGVETVKPEMSSNKVTVIGTADPTAIKEKLDKKTKKKVELISSQPKKDDNKEEKKEKKPDQQKNQDSHNKSDKKPKEAPVTTADLKVQLKCQCDGCFDRISKIVSETKGVQELKVDRQKEMVTVKGTMDVKALAEALKDKLKKHVEIVAPKKEKDGNKEGGDGGKKNNKGGGEDGGNEANGGKMEGNRMEFMLPPQFGHMPSYIPGYPGYGHPAYAYGNPYPHPHGHGYPGYVPGYPVYVNPPHQMFNDENTNACAIM